In the Plasmodium chabaudi chabaudi strain AS genome assembly, chromosome: 13 genome, one interval contains:
- a CDS encoding FACT complex subunit SSRP1, putative, whose product MAADNTGGTSGNSPVISIGNIRGLGGCDYGSFRMSNEFLGWKNKKTNSVHQYKCSDISEGEWIKLSYNNNRLHLKFNESKDHLIVFFDGFPDRNLAEITQHFQKYFNIKLGNRKLATKGWNWGEFKLENSNLIFDIDKKYAFNINTNNINQLNVQIKTDIAIELKNDENKQNTNEDVLSEIRFYYPHENDENQNFQDLKNNLLDKVNIGDSKSECIASLSNIPLLVPRGRYEIELYSKTFKLHGKSYDFTVQYSNINKMLLVPKTNSNQYILIFSLNNKIKQGQTEYPFILIQLNNDDDMDLDINAPEEDIKNYKLEKTLTGKAYDVVTRLFTALAKKNAIIPGDYRTAKNEHGITCSYRAASGQLYPLNKYFLFVVKPVILISFDDIVTLSFQRTGNINQHRFFSLIIKHKRGMSYEYTNIDKSEYAPLLEFLKSKNLNIQDDANVTEKKADFDDDDDDLSESDEEDYVAEEEDEEDEEDDNDDDDEYDDEDDDK is encoded by the coding sequence ATGGCAGCTGATAATACTGGAGGCACATCAGGCAATAGTCCAGTCATTTCGATAGGTAACATCAGAGGTTTGGGAGGATGTGACTATGGGTCATTTAGAATGTCTAATGAGTTTTTAGgatggaaaaataaaaaaacaaatagcGTACATCAATACAAATGCAGTGATATTAGTGAAGGTGAATGGATAAAACTaagttataataataatagattacatttaaaatttaatgaatCTAAAGATCATTTGattgtattttttgatgGTTTCCCTGATCGAAATCTTGCGGAAATTACACAACATTTtcagaaatattttaatataaagcTAGGTAACAGGAAACTAGCTACAAAAGGATGGAATTGGGGAGAATTCAAGTTAgaaaattcaaatttaatttttgatattgataaaaaatacgcatttaatattaatacaaataatatcaaTCAACTTAATGtgcaaataaaaacagATATAGCCatcgaattaaaaaatgacgaaaataaacaaaatacaAATGAAGATGTACTTTCAGAAATCCGTTTTTATTATCCtcatgaaaatgatgaaaatcaaaatttccaagatttaaaaaataatctatTAGATAAAGTTAATATAGGAGATTCCAAGAGTGAATGTATTGCATCATTATCTAATATACCATTGTTAGTACCAAGAGGAAGATATGAAATTGAATTGTATTCAAAAACTTTTAAATTACATGGAAAGTCTTATGATTTTACTGTTcaatattcaaatattaataaaatgttattaGTACCCAAAACTAATTCaaatcaatatattttaatatttagtttaaataataaaatcaaaCAAGGTCAAACTGAATatccttttattttaattcaattaaataatgatgatgataTGGATTTAGATATTAATGCACCAGAAGAAGatatcaaaaattataaattagaaaaaacaTTAACAGGAAAAGCTTATGATGTTGTTACACGATTATTCACCGCTTtagctaaaaaaaatgcaatcATTCCAGGAGATTATAGAACAGCTAAAAATGAGCATGGTATTACATGCAGTTATAGAGCAGCTAGTGGACAATTATAtcctttaaataaatatttcctttttgttGTCAAACCtgttattttaatttcttttgATGATATTGTTACTTTAAGCTTTCAAAGAACaggaaatataaatcaacatcgtttcttttctttaattattaaacaTAAAAGAGGAATGAGTTatgaatatacaaatatcgATAAAAGTGAATATGCACCATTACTAGAATTcttaaaaagtaaaaatctTAATATACAAGATGATGCCAATGTCactgaaaaaaaagcgGACTTCGATGACGATGATGATGATCTTTCTGAATCAGATGAAGAAGATTATGTAGCCGAAGAAGAAGATGAAGAAGATGAAGAGGATGACAATGACGATGATGATGAATATGACGACGAGGATGACGATAAGTGA
- a CDS encoding serine/threonine protein kinase, putative has protein sequence MLDTAKWRNEWNAELRSIPHVETVNEYDFELTENIFLIWRFLKLYHSAIPQVRSLIDFIATKKPELLQWGDHIDSAIQRGTVKGQQLFNILVSSGKKIQSRYSKKKLSDTLQYYHIKNYIILEKINTGSVGQVHLALDKNTDMLVAAKAIDKSTVQGDEGLFQKLKDEIIVSCKMNHPYVVKTINVLETRDKIIQIMEYCDGGDLISYVRNVLYLEELSAQYFFRKILDGVKYMHINKISHRDLKPENIFLCKKILNQKEKTLIRIGKLPSCFEYELKIGDFGACCFNDAPNKVHYDIVGTLSYAAPEVLGCDKNNGYDSEKADVWSLGIILYAMLFGLLPFDNEEKDIKEAYNEIVNNKIAFPKNRVNKCSNNVKNLLIGMLNVNPINRLSLDQVINDPWVANVAKSKLEISYLNRKINVPISSTVGNQIYINKNPWNFNIYNNAALMKNSNNSTEKVLNLKNDYEKKNHNQFIEDNPVFTTSPPSNSTHTTYSSRYAIPSNAHSSNGNLINFYNIYEKRPIPLNKSNNDLYSCDNNGVLYNKVKNYDDQKVNNVTNYYTGLVNAYKNNAANINNNKGKEELSNSKLVSPKISEQSNKKNQYIYEEINYVEKDTQINDKNIYISEKSLNVIYYDQNKSIESVYLDNKNLNKNNYYNSKLVENKEYINNNYFPNKLSDSKILSDKEYKLYLNQNGIYQNNRYDTIPSENNHNNLTTNMPNNIHHEKYYLLKSSDGRIITPCYTPVNPLKAEENKRYNLFSSKKTTNEQNEYDAYNNENNISTNSKNGLQNYNQNIQNCIKKDENTTINKNNNIEIVIPQNDKGNYNNEYNYYYYDNNGKYVKCSVNYQNDPKYILSSSSSVLSKNKLNTPNNYYNNNDVHYSNYGDYKRGISEYASQSTVSYNVDDINIKNSQNHKLSNQSNLDHNSWGLNSQQNKPDKSDEIYSFKAEQNSKITIDEQEKNDMRDKMENDNEPEKREINEINNYDNSKLSSDTKNHVIDYSINFNDSRSNCSDNNICNRENKRNTYIFLKDNNICNNINNQDIKYDCYQNVNKTSSNNIIIPLMNNKIETNRKSASYSENTINTNLKPINRYTNYLNTFYEKQNTHISDNDNDNDAKNDQSDYNTKNVGYSNYEIKKTEKTNKKKHIKNSSSGSLPSSISSTSIAELSNDSSIGYINNISCKKLQGQNPKFINASKEGKTDKCEAINKCNENESNKTQHTTNSNNDNNTDTDKLNMCSTSNNAIQNDELLDVKKMNKSYKINNFAKKEIDGRNKKKEQQYSEIDRLSKNKSIDIEDDKKNNKTKKKSIENIDCIKNKRRNKGNREYFLKLKKNIYSKENISQMIFLKYCNHYYMRKNNIKIHKAFSNIKSEAKKNNSDTLKYLKKWDLYHKRRNHKNDKKGKKKKTKKHKVEIKESSFEDINMQNSDREQILKKTNKPQHIVIDSNRLSPYLYINKQNDKNMLENKINFKNNNKKEIYKDNYDVSDSFFNSNKIYYKKLKINSLYHNRCSYSDYEYSYDLCNSKIKIKEYNNHLDNIRAKIFKYDNSVYSNKTKTNNNPYSLESKNNNDIQKEGNIHYSYNNFNKRHQKEHNKKHHFKNSTNEKNIPYSYEHNKYFPLNKQNLFNENDCHDVYQNSKFIDCKKEAFSKSILTNETIPYMKRSYSLIDYKDVNIDDTFFQIKCTNKKENKYSEKKDKHEDSFNVKLSSPTKIINKIPETNLTNDIPNKTQTNNNIVSTAYIDNTSSTVQNYSHASNIYNNLNGNLNCRQVIELNDNKAGLGNETNFYILKNNGTQNYAINKITGNTSVGKYFDSNNLILSEPVFEKEYDLYQSQKITILKDTIVKNKNVTPTNYNTSQTNNYKNFIDQSNKYIQNTPNYNMNEMANNFLKSPNNYENIQKNYLNFNDLIINKNNTLSKDNLTLDQFNKTTKFIKSCNLNSDYCRNYEQNEHDTENPLQQNMEHHEGKMIYQIDKDKIIDSGKMPNNIIMHNISSIDQSNHMKSDIMTNQFSINPTAKVRRAIWKHNYDMVKDYREFKENNHNDDIKDYLTLNKTFVQYFSKTKKPNNEQKNNNKKINQNDGNSTQPMLKWINIFSRNSQKY, from the exons atgttgGATACTGCAAAATGGAGAAATGAATGGAACGCCGAGCTCCGCTCAATTCCCCACGTTGAAACAGTTAATGAATATGATTTCGAGTTAacagaaaatatttttcttatttggAGG TTTTTAAAACTCTACCATTCTGCTATCCCTCAAGTGAGAAGCCTCATAGATTTTATAGCAa cTAAGAAACCCGAATTGTTACAATGGGGAGATCACATAGATAGTGCTATTCAAAGGGGAACAGTTAAAGGACaacaattatttaatattttagttTCAAGCgggaaaaaaattcaatccagatattcaaaaaaaaaattatctgATACTTTGCAATATTATCACATtaagaattatataattttagaaAAGATCAATACAGGTTCAGTTGGGCAGGTGCATTTAGCAttagataaaaatacag ACATGTTAGTCGCGGCCAAAGCAATAGACAAATCAACGGTTCAAGGTGATGAAGGGTTgtttcaaaaattaaaggaTGAAATAATTGTCTCATGTAAAATGAACCATCCGTATGTTGTAAAAACTATAAACGTCCTTGAAACTCGGgacaaaattatacaaatcATGGAATACTGTGATGGGGGAGATTTAATATCATACGTTAGAAAT gTATTATACTTAGAAGAATTAAGTgcacaatatttttttcgaaaaATTCTTGATGGcgttaaatatatgcacatcaataaaatatctCATCGAGACTTAAAGCccgaaaatatatttctttgcAAAAAGATATTGAATCAGAAGGAGAAGACATTGATTAGGATAGGAAAATTACCATCTTGTTTTgaatatgaattaaaaataggaGATTTTGGTGCATGTTGCTTTAACGATGCGCCAAATAAAGTGCATTATGACATTGTCGGTACGCTAAGTTATGCTGCACCAGAAGTATTAGGttgtgataaaaataatggatATGATAGTGAAAAAGCAGATGTATGGAGTTTAGGTATAATACTGTATGCAATGCTATTTGGCTTGCTACCATTtgataatgaagaaaaagacATTAAAGAAGCATACAACgaaattgtaaataataaaatcgCTTTCCCAAAAAATCGGGTTAATAAATGTTCAAATaatgttaaaaatttattaataggTATGCTTAATGTTAATCCTATAAATCGTTTATCTCTTGATCAAGTTATTAATGATCCATGGGTTGCTAATGTAGCTAAAAGTAAATTAGAAATTTCTTAtttaaatagaaaaataaatgtccCAATATCATCTACCGTTGGAAaccaaatttatataaataaaaatccttggaattttaatatttataataatgcagCACTAATGAAAAATTCTAATAATAGCACAGAAAAAGTacttaatttaaaaaatgattacgaaaaaaaaaatcataatcAATTCATTGAAGATAATCCAGTCTTTACAACATCACCACCATCAAATTCAACTCATACAACCTATTCTTCTCGATATGCAATTCCATCAAATGCTCATTCAAGCAATGGTAATCTAATTaacttttataatatatatgaaaaaagacCAATTCcattaaataaaagtaaCAATGATTTATACTCATGTGATAATAATGgggtattatataataaagtaaaaaattatgatgatCAAAAGGTTAACAATGTTACGAACTATTACACAGGCCTAgtaaatgcatataaaaacaatgcagcaaatataaacaaCAATAAGGGTAAAGAAGAATTGTCTAATAGTAAATTAGTATCCCCTAAAATTTCTGAACAAtccaataaaaaaaatcaatatatttatgaagaaataaacTATGTTGAAAAAGACAcacaaataaatgataaaaatatatatatatctgaAAAATCTTTAAATGTGATTTATTATGaccaaaataaatcaattgAAAGTGTTTATCTAGATAATAAGAatcttaataaaaataattattataattccAAGCTTgtggaaaataaagaatatattaataataattattttcccaATAAATTAAGTGATTCTAAAATTTTATCtgataaagaatataaactTTATTTGAATCAAAATGgaatttatcaaaataatagatATGATACAATACCATCAGAAAATAACCATAATAACCTTACTACTAATATGccaaataatattcatcatgaaaaatattatttacttaAAAGTTCAGATGGCCGTATTATTACACCATGCTATACACCTGTAAACCCATTAAAAGCTgaggaaaataaaagatataatcTTTTCAGTTCTAAGAAAACAACTAATGAACAGAATGAATAtgatgcatataataatgaaaataatatatctacTAATAGTAAGAACggtttacaaaattataaccAGAATATCCaaaattgtattaaaaaagatgaaaatacaactatcaacaaaaataataatatagaaattGTAATCCCTCAAAATGATAAGGgcaattataataatgaatacaATTATTACTACTATGATAATAATGGGAAATATGTTAAGTGCTCAGTTAATTATCAAAATGACcctaaatatattttatcttcaTCTTCATCTGTTCTATCAAAAAACAAACTAAATACTCCtaacaattattataataataatgatgtcCACTATTCAAATTATGGTGACTATAAAAGGGGAATTTCAGAGTATGCTTCCCAATCTACTGTTAGTTACAATGTTGAtgatataaacataaaaaatagccaAAACCATAAACTTAGTAACCAGTCCAATCTAGATCACAATTCATGGGGTTTAAACAGCCAACAGAATAAACCTGATAAAAgtgatgaaatatatagttTCAAGGCCGAacaaaattcaaaaattacAATCGATGAGCAAGAAAAAAACGATATGAGagataaaatggaaaatgataatgaacCCGAAAAGAGAGAAATtaacgaaataaataattatgacaATTCAAAATTATCCTCAGACACCAAAAATCATGTTATAGATTATTCTATCAATTTCAATGATTCAAGAAGCAACTGCtctgataataatatttgtaatagggaaaacaaaagaaatacatacatatttcTAAAGGACAACAacatatgtaataatattaataaccaagatataaaatatgattgcTATCAAAATGTGAACAAAACATCTagcaataatattataattccCTTAATGAATAACAAAATTGAAACAAATAGAAAATCTGCTAGCTATTCTGAAAACACTATAAATACTAATTTAAAACCTATAAATAGgtatacaaattatttaaataccTTTTATGAAAAACAGAATACGCATATATCTGACaatgataatgataatgatgCTAAAAATGATCAAAGCGATTACAATACCAAAAATGTTGGCTATTCAAattatgaaattaaaaaaacagaaaaaacaaataaaaaaaaacacataaaaaatagctcATCTGGTTCATTGCCGTCATCAATATCTTCCACATCAATTGCAGAATTGAGTAACGATTCAAGTATTggttatattaataatattagttgtaaaaaattacagGGACAAAATCCAAAATTCATAAATGCAAGCAAAGAAGGTAAAACTGATAAATGTGAAGctattaataaatgcaaTGAGAATGAAAGTAATAAAACCCAACACACCACAAACAGCAATAACGACAACAATACAGACACGGATAAGTTAAATATGTGTAGTACTTCCAATAATGCAATACAGAATGATGAATTATTAGAtgtaaagaaaatgaataagAGTTATaagataaataattttgcaaaaaaagaaatcgatggaagaaataaaaaaaaggaacaGCAATATAGTGAGATAGACAGattaagtaaaaataaaagcataGATATTGaggatgataaaaaaaataataaaacaaaaaagaaaagcattgaaaatattgatTGTATAAAGAACAAACGACGAAACAAAGGTAACAGAGaatactttttaaaattaaaaaaaaatatatattcaaaagaaaatatatcccAAATGATTTTCTTAAAATACTGCAATCACTATTAtatgagaaaaaataatataaaaattcataaaGCATTTTCAAATATCAAGAGCGAAGCAAAGAAAAATAACTCAGAcactttaaaatatttaaaaaaatgggatttatatcataaaaGACGAAATCACAAGAATGATAAAAaaggcaaaaaaaaaaaaacaaaaaagcaTAAGgttgaaataaaagaatcAAGCTTCGAAGATATCAATATGCAAAACTCAGATCGAGAACagatactaaaaaaaacaaacaaaCCACAACACATTGTAATAGATAGTAACAGACTCAGTCCatatctttatataaataagcaaaacgataaaaatatgcttgaaaataaaataaattttaaaaataataataaaaaggagATATACAAGGATAATTATGATGTGTCAGAcagtttttttaattcaaacaaaatatattacaaaaaacttaaaataaattcattatatcACAACAGGTGTAGCTACTCAGACTATGAATATTCATATGACTTATGCaattcaaaaattaaaataaaggaaTATAATAACCACCTTGATAATATCCGTgctaaaatattcaaatacGATAATTCTGTTTATTCGAATAAAactaaaacaaataataatccaTATTCTTTGGAAtcaaaaaacaataatgatATTCAAAAAGAAGGCAACATACATTATTcttataacaattttaacaAAAGACATCAAAAAGagcataataaaaaacatcaTTTTAAGAATAGCACGAATGAAAAGAATATTCCATACAGTTAtgaacataataaatacttTCCTTtgaataaacaaaatttatttaatgaaaatgattgCCATGATGTTTATCAAAATAGCAAATTCATTGATTGCAAAAAAGAAGCTTTCTcaaaaagtatattaacGAATGAAACAATTCCATACATGAAAAGAAGTTACAGTTTAATTGATTATAAAGATGTAAATATTGATGacacattttttcaaatcaAATGcactaataaaaaagaaaataaatatagcgaaaaaaaagataaacaTGAAGATAGTTTTAACGTTAAATTGTCGAGCCCCactaaaataataaataaaattcccGAAACAAATTTAACAAATGATATACCAAACAAGACACAAaccaataataatatagtatCAACTGCATATATTGATAACACTTCGAGTACTGTACAAAATTATAGTCATGCATcgaacatatataataatctcAATGGAAATCTAAATTGTAGACAGGTAATAgaattaaatgataataaagcTGGTCTTGGAAATgaaacaaatttttatattttaaaaaataatggaacTCAAAATTAtgcaataaataaaataactgGGAATACAAGTGTAGGAAAATATTTcgattcaaataatttaatattaagcGAGCCCGTATTTGAAAAGGAATATGATTTATATCAAtcacaaaaaattacaatCCTAAAAGATACAAttgtgaaaaataaaaatgtaactCCAACAAATTATAACACATCCCAAACaaacaattataaaaattttattgatcaatcaaataaatatatccaaAATACACCTAATTACAATATGAATGAAATGGCTAACAATTTTCTTAAAAGCcctaataattatgaaaatattcaaaaaaattatctcaattttaatgacttaataattaataagaACAATACACTATCAAAAGATAATTTAACTCTTGAtcaatttaataaaacaacCAAATTTATTAAGTCCTGTAATTTAAACTCTGATTATTGTagaaattatgaacaaaatgaGCACGATACTGAAAATCCATTGCAACAAAATATGGAACACCATGAAGGGAAAATGATATACCAAATAGATAAAGACAAAATTATAGACTCAGGAAAGATgccaaataatattattatgcataatatatcatcTATTGATCAATCTAATCATATGAAAAGCGATATTATGACTAATCAATTTAGTATAAATCCTACTGCAAAAGTAAGGCGTGCTATATGGAAACATAATTATGATATGGTTAAAGATTATAGAGAATTTAAAGAGAATAATCATAACGACGACATAAAAGATTATCTTactttaaataaaactttTGTTCAATACTTttcaaaaacaaaaaaaccTAATAATgagcaaaaaaataataacaaaaaaataaatcaaaatgaCGGAAATTCAACACAACCTATGCTAAAAtggataaatattttcagtCGAAATTctcaaaaatattga
- a CDS encoding acid cluster protein 33 homologue, putative, whose protein sequence is MELDKLSMHEAYKEFCSRHPLKKLSMPKSDLVWSYYDINSRNEHVVIFLHGICGTAGCYFYQLEKLSNLGFRVISLQYPCYNYLQDWIKNMCNILEYLNIKKAHFFAADLGGYLIQLYAKLYPSKIGSLILCNSYRQTDGFAAIASIRSIYGKLYSFLPHVVLKKIIIEDYIYGDCRYTDLKEKNSLEFMSNEIDLISASDLGGRISLQLSSEVVDSIYANDKCITVMQTLNNMYPDSINDDMKKAYPNAKHAIMKSGGPFPYLSRYDEVNMYILIHLKNNISDEYVKERIANMSYIEREKKCNDIINHYLGDKTKSSNRKDDNNTKNLYNDNNTDVNNYSSYNNDTLGDTKVSYHSYSNYEQSSNKATHGNNNNRNGNNQSTYFYNEWRMKDDIDDPKLGYENKYTMPTEKSYEQKKAPEIIRGDMQSGIKTGMENDIKNHYRYKNEESDLNLYKYDSYNYDDNFSRKDTVTSEEVLEPNEDNNYSYGNHYENEKKYNIYKNNHYGNNEYNNGHDKTNQYNINNSNYKNNDNMTYSKKSLYEENFNKSNLDIVNFIDDIHGNISKNSNINLKGPHFNTSYNNNRNTTYEDVPYDNNEYTYTSNENFNDTNQKVSNSENYYNRAYAKKNYAYYHL, encoded by the coding sequence ATGGAGCTAGATAAATTGTCTATGCACGAAGCTTACAAAGAGTTTTGCTCAAGACAccctttaaaaaaattatccaTGCCAAAAAGTGATTTAGTATGGTCTTATTATGATATTAATAGTAGGAATGAGCATGtagtaatatttttgcatGGAATATGTGGGACTGCAGggtgttatttttatcagttagaaaaattatcaaatttaGGTTTTCGAGTAATTTCATTGCAATACCCATgctataattatttacaagattggataaaaaatatgtgtaatatattagaatatttaaatataaaaaaggctCATTTTTTTGCAGCTGATTTAGGAGGATATTTAATTCAACTATATGCAAAATTATATCCTTCAAAAATCGgttcattaattttatgcAATTCATATAGGCAAACAGATGGTTTTGCTGCAATTGCATCGATAAGAAGTATATATGgtaaattatattcatttttaccTCATgtagtattaaaaaaaataataatagaagattatatatatggtgATTGCAGATACACtgatttaaaagaaaaaaattctttAGAATTTATGAGTAATGAAATTGATTTAATATCTGCATCAGATTTAGGAGGCCGAATTAGTTTACAACTATCATCAGAAGTTGTCGATTCCATATATGCCAATGATAAATGTATAACAGTAATGCAAACGTTAAATAACATGTATCCAGATAGtataaatgatgatatGAAAAAAGCCTACCCTAATGCAAAGCATGCAATTATGAAATCGGGTGGTCCATTTCCTTATTTAAGTAGATATGACGAAGTAaacatgtatattttaattcaccttaaaaataatattagcGATGAATATGTTAAAGAGAGGATTGCAAATATGAGCTATATtgaaagagaaaaaaaatgtaatgatattataaatCACTATTTAGGGGACAAAACAAAATCATCGAATCGCAAGGATGATAACAACACAAAGAATCTCTACAACGATAATAATACTGATGTGAATAATTATAGTAGCTATAATAATGACACATTGGGAGATACTAAGGTATCTTACCATAGTTATTCAAACTATGAGCAATCTTCTAATAAGGCTACTCatggtaataataataatcgtAATGGTAACAATCAAAGTACTTATTTCTATAATGAATGGCGAATGAAAGATGATATTGATGACCCTAAATTGGGATATgagaataaatatacaatgcCAACTGAAAAAAGCTATGAGCAAAAAAAGGCACCAGAAATAATAAGAGGTGATATGCAAAGCGGTATAAAAACTGGAAtggaaaatgatataaaaaatcattatagatacaaaaatgaagaaagtgatttaaatttatataaatatgacaGCTATAATTATGATGACAATTTTAGTAGAAAGGATACTGTAACTAGCGAAGAAGTACTAGAGCCAAATgaagataataattattcatatgGGAATcattatgaaaatgaaaagaaatacaatatttataaaaataatcacTATGGCAATAATGAGTATAATAATGGTCATGATAAGACAAATCAGTATAAcattaataattcaaattataaaaataatgataatatgacatattcaaaaaaaagtttatatgaagaaaatttCAATAAAAGCAATTTAGACATAGTAAATTTTATAGATGATATACatggaaatatatcaaaaaattcgaatataaatttgaaagGTCCACATTTTAATACTAgttacaataataataggaACACAACATATGAAGATGTCccatatgataataatgaatatacatatacaagTAACGAAAATTTTAACGATACCAATCAAAAGGTTTCAAATTcagaaaattattataataggGCATATGCtaagaaaaattatgctTACTACCATTTATAg
- a CDS encoding 60S ribosomal protein L1, putative encodes MSKLNQDLLKKAISDVFEGTKQKKRKFVETIELQIGLKDYDTQRDKRFSGTVKLSNEVRKKLKVCILGDAVHSEEAQKLKLDYMDIEAMKKLNKDKTLVKKLAKKYDAFLASQVILPQIPKLLGPGLNKAGKFPSLITHNDKINDKILELRSSIKFQLKKVLCMGVPVGHANLKEDELRSNIVHAINFLVSLLKKNWQNIRTLHIKSTMGKPQRIYG; translated from the exons ATGAg CAAGCTAAATCaagatttattaaaaaaagccATTAGCGATGTATTTGAAGGAACAAAACagaaaaagagaaaatttGTTGAAACAATAGAATTACAAATTGGTTTAAAGGATTATGATACACAAAGAGATAAACGTTTTTCAGGTACtgtaaaattatcaaatgaAGTTAGaaagaaattaaaagtCTGTATATTAGGAGATGCTGTACATTCTGAAGAGGcacaaaaattaaaattagattatatggatatagaagctatgaaaaaattaaataaagataaaacaTTGGTTAAAAAACTtgctaaaaaatatgatgcATTTTTAGCAAGTCAGGTCATATTGCCTCAAATTCCAAAATTATTAGGTCCAGGTTTAAATAAAGCAGGAAAGTTTCCTTCTTTAATTACccataatgataaaattaatgataaaattttagaATTAAGATCATCCATTAAATTCCAATTGAAAAAAGTTTTATGTATGGGAGTACCTGTTGGTCACGCTAACCTTAAGGAAGATGAATTAAGATCAAACATAGTACATGCCATCAATTTTTTAGTTTcgcttttaaaaaaaaactggCAAAATATTAGAACATTACACATTAAAAGTACTATGGGAAAACCACAAAGAATCTATGGTTAA